Within the Candidatus Cloacimonadota bacterium genome, the region AATCCAGCACATTTCTTAGTTCCGTTTGAAGAATATGAATCAATTATTTCTGCGGACCAGGTGTTTTGTCTATTCACTGACAAAGTATACGACTATCTTTTTTTTGGTATGCCCTTATTTAATGTCCCCTAGTAAACACACAGATAAAAAGATTAAAGGTTTTGTCTATTATAAGCTGTCTCAATTAATTAAAGAATGTTTTGCTTCTTTTGTAAGGCAACGAAAACATTTTTATGAAGGCCTTTGGTACGAATCTCAACAATTAACCATTCTTCTTTAACCCTTAAAAAACGGGGGGTGCGTAATAAAATATTACTTAACATAAGATAATCATTAGAAAAAAATAATAAATAATTATTGAATAAATTCTATTAATTTTAAAGAGGGGAGAAATTATGTTATTTAAGTTTGAGAATCTAGGACCTTTACGATGTGCTGAACTTAAACTTTCTGATCTTACTATAATTTGTGGAAAGAATAATACTGGGAAAACATATGTTACTTATACAATTTATGGTTTTCTTGATTATTGGTGGAAGGCTTATGAGCTGGATTTAGAATCTTCTATTATTACAAATTTGATAGAGAAAGGAACTATTTCATTGTCTACTATAGAGTTATCAAATAAAGCCCAATCATATGTTGATAAAGCCTGCGAACATTATAGCCCAATGATACGGGAATGGTCTTTGTAATTCATCAACTATTTCTGAATTCATAGGACCCCAATAATTCTCGTACAATCCATACACAATTTCATTGGGAATCCAATTACCACTTGAACCCTGGTATTGAAATCTCGAGTATATCTGCCAGTTGCGCTTATCATCTACATCATCATACAGTTTCCATAAAGTGTCCTCTGGGTGATAAATGTTTTCAGAATACAAGAATTCACCGGGTATTGATTCAATTTCTGGGTTCTGGATAAACTCAACCCGAGCACCAAGCCCAGACGTTGCCTGCGAGTATGAGTTTACTTCATCCTCGACATCAAAAACTCGAGATCCGTCGAAATAAAGGACTATTACATACTTTAA harbors:
- a CDS encoding ATP-binding protein, yielding MLFKFENLGPLRCAELKLSDLTIICGKNNTGKTYVTYTIYGFLDYWWKAYELDLESSIITNLIEKGTISLSTIELSNKAQSYVDKACEHYSPMIREWSL